A section of the bacterium genome encodes:
- a CDS encoding electron transfer flavoprotein subunit alpha/FixB family protein — translation MKPSAREAVTGAYKLAQALGTDVVAVTFTECSDAASLGAFGAKKVIQLTNPELSHYSSEGYAQAAAEIIKANSPKAVVLSASSQGKDFAPRVAARVNAPLLTDCTDVKAEGNAVCALRPIYAGKVLLWAKITGPFGILSLRPKAFLPAEVGGTAEVSSQAVALDASKIRAKIVEEKMQEGGMLDVTEADVVVSAGRGMKGPENWGMIEDLASALGASIGASRAVVDAGWRPHHEQVGQTGKVVAPSLYFAVGISGAIQHLAGMSTSRTIVAINKDADAPIFKVATYGIVGDAFEILPKLTEEIKKVKSE, via the coding sequence TTGAAACCCTCCGCGCGCGAAGCCGTCACGGGCGCGTATAAACTCGCACAAGCCCTCGGCACGGACGTTGTCGCGGTCACCTTCACCGAATGTTCCGACGCCGCGTCGCTTGGCGCGTTTGGTGCAAAGAAGGTCATTCAACTCACCAATCCCGAACTTAGTCACTACTCCTCCGAAGGCTACGCGCAAGCCGCCGCGGAAATCATCAAAGCAAATTCTCCGAAAGCCGTTGTGCTCAGCGCGTCGTCGCAAGGCAAGGATTTTGCTCCACGTGTAGCTGCGCGCGTCAATGCACCGCTGCTCACCGACTGCACCGATGTGAAGGCTGAAGGCAATGCAGTCTGTGCACTCCGTCCGATTTATGCAGGGAAAGTGCTTCTCTGGGCGAAAATCACCGGCCCGTTCGGAATTCTCTCTTTACGCCCCAAAGCGTTTCTTCCGGCGGAAGTTGGCGGCACTGCTGAAGTGAGTTCGCAAGCCGTCGCGCTCGATGCATCCAAAATTCGCGCGAAGATTGTCGAAGAGAAAATGCAGGAAGGCGGCATGCTCGACGTGACCGAAGCCGACGTCGTCGTCAGCGCGGGCCGCGGCATGAAAGGTCCTGAAAACTGGGGCATGATTGAAGACCTTGCCAGTGCACTCGGCGCAAGCATCGGCGCGTCACGCGCAGTCGTGGATGCCGGATGGCGCCCGCATCATGAGCAGGTCGGACAGACGGGCAAGGTTGTGGCTCCAAGTCTGTATTTCGCCGTCGGTATCAGCGGCGCGATTCAGCACCTCGCCGGCATGAGCACCAGCCGCACTATCGTTGCCATCAACAAGGACGCCGACGCGCCCATCTTCAAAGTCGCCACCTACGGCATCGTCGGCGACGCCTTCGAAATTCTGCCCAAACTCACCGAAGAAATCAAGAAAGTAAAGTCTGAATAA
- a CDS encoding serine/threonine-protein phosphatase: MTRILIILLLSSLAAFAQTQLSDTRKQLLVPEDSVSIELSLLKGDVLHWSLLLEQGQLDDGETRVSIVSNLTGEIWSKVFNAQSEELQEQLKISTDGLYRIVVRKSGKLARPIVLAAWPQYGKAGRTPFPVQSIQKDVISMAPGDRFSVDYEFMLPDTTRFETILGLELPSDLVRFWAVTPMGDSIPGEVTVKRWLGEAGTISFRDRAKRGGSFTLRLECDIPEGGEVIFHRAPGKTPPGWLPREARVATQVEHSPWLCITVPPFSVWRDGELRKEVLPPKAKYAAQGLRVSGVDSVTVAALRQVYEQRDSLYLWRRNRLSTVSGYDSSFLELTKAFEPPALHVAATTPLSGEENAKAATKAISWYVETGSGKPVEGTLFAWQYDEAILSYPQAPQDRFWSRDALPLSKSVRTFSPTSRDYPNTIPLPAASTLKPKQAVFEGRNVKDDSKRVLGLYFYNPSQENVYLAYRVARPIERTAIGMFKKWPKAARWAIGIALVSALVGGFAIWELRQRDKRRKKQAEEYAADLENARQVQQKLLPKGPIEVRGLQVLGLHQSMQSVGGDYYDFFPLEDGRVLICVADVAGHGLPAALLMSNLQATLHAIAPQRRPINEMVALLNNEMVRRTSPDRFVTLMLAEISADRSMLTICNAGHNPGYLVRKHGAIVELDAGGIMLGVMEMFPFIHMEYSLEPGDLLAFYTDGIPEAEIGFEDMFGYDRLQYFLSEHRDRPLPDIAQALFQRVTGDNSLALGDDMAVVLVRIPFGSGAKSESSRSAANA, encoded by the coding sequence ATGACTCGAATTCTAATCATCCTCTTGCTCAGCTCGCTTGCCGCGTTTGCACAGACCCAACTGTCCGATACGCGGAAACAGTTGCTGGTGCCTGAAGATTCCGTCTCTATTGAGCTCTCCCTCCTCAAAGGCGACGTCCTCCACTGGTCACTCCTCCTCGAGCAGGGACAATTGGATGATGGTGAAACGCGGGTTAGCATCGTCTCCAATCTGACCGGCGAAATCTGGTCAAAAGTTTTCAACGCGCAATCGGAAGAGCTGCAGGAACAGCTCAAAATCTCCACCGACGGACTCTACCGCATCGTCGTCCGCAAATCCGGCAAACTCGCCCGGCCTATCGTGCTCGCTGCGTGGCCGCAATACGGAAAAGCCGGACGGACGCCGTTCCCCGTGCAGTCCATTCAAAAGGACGTCATCTCCATGGCGCCCGGAGACCGATTCTCCGTCGACTATGAGTTCATGCTGCCCGACACCACGCGCTTTGAAACCATTCTCGGACTCGAATTGCCTTCAGATCTCGTCCGCTTCTGGGCGGTTACACCCATGGGCGATTCCATCCCCGGAGAAGTGACCGTCAAGCGGTGGCTTGGAGAAGCCGGCACAATTTCCTTCCGTGACCGCGCCAAACGCGGCGGCTCTTTCACCCTGCGACTCGAGTGCGACATTCCTGAAGGCGGCGAAGTCATATTCCATCGCGCACCCGGCAAAACACCACCCGGCTGGCTGCCGCGCGAAGCACGCGTCGCGACGCAGGTCGAACACTCCCCGTGGCTCTGTATCACCGTGCCGCCGTTTTCTGTCTGGCGCGACGGTGAACTGCGCAAGGAAGTTCTGCCGCCCAAAGCCAAATATGCCGCTCAAGGCTTGCGTGTCAGCGGCGTTGATTCCGTCACCGTTGCAGCGCTAAGACAAGTCTATGAACAGCGCGATTCGCTCTACCTCTGGAGAAGAAATCGCTTGTCAACCGTGAGCGGATACGACTCCTCATTTCTGGAATTGACCAAAGCCTTCGAACCGCCCGCGCTGCACGTTGCCGCGACGACACCGCTCAGCGGCGAAGAAAATGCCAAAGCCGCGACAAAAGCCATCAGTTGGTACGTCGAAACTGGCTCAGGCAAACCCGTGGAGGGTACCCTCTTCGCGTGGCAATACGACGAAGCTATTCTGAGCTATCCCCAAGCGCCGCAAGACCGCTTCTGGTCCCGCGATGCGCTGCCGCTGTCAAAAAGCGTCCGCACTTTCTCCCCCACCAGCCGCGATTATCCGAACACAATTCCGCTGCCCGCCGCCTCGACACTCAAACCAAAACAAGCTGTCTTTGAAGGGCGCAACGTCAAAGACGACAGCAAGCGCGTTCTCGGTCTCTACTTCTACAACCCGTCACAGGAAAACGTCTATCTCGCCTATCGTGTCGCGCGTCCCATCGAGCGTACTGCTATCGGCATGTTCAAAAAATGGCCGAAAGCCGCGCGCTGGGCAATCGGCATTGCGCTTGTCAGTGCGCTGGTCGGCGGCTTTGCAATCTGGGAATTGCGCCAGCGTGACAAGCGCCGGAAGAAACAGGCTGAAGAATATGCGGCGGACCTTGAAAATGCGCGGCAGGTGCAGCAGAAACTTCTGCCCAAGGGCCCCATCGAAGTGCGCGGCCTGCAAGTCCTCGGTCTCCATCAAAGTATGCAGTCCGTCGGTGGTGACTACTACGACTTCTTCCCGCTCGAAGATGGCCGCGTGCTGATTTGTGTCGCGGACGTCGCAGGGCACGGCTTGCCCGCCGCGCTGCTCATGTCCAATCTGCAGGCAACGCTGCACGCCATCGCGCCGCAGCGCCGTCCTATCAATGAAATGGTTGCGCTGCTCAACAACGAAATGGTGCGCCGTACCTCGCCCGACCGGTTCGTAACCCTGATGCTTGCCGAAATCTCCGCCGACCGTTCCATGCTCACCATTTGCAATGCCGGGCACAATCCCGGTTACCTTGTGCGCAAACACGGTGCGATTGTCGAACTCGATGCCGGCGGTATCATGCTCGGCGTCATGGAGATGTTCCCCTTCATTCACATGGAATATTCGCTCGAACCGGGAGACCTGCTGGCCTTCTACACCGACGGCATTCCGGAAGCCGAAATCGGTTTCGAAGATATGTTCGGCTATGACCGACTGCAGTATTTTCTCTCCGAACATCGCGACCGCCCGCTGCCGGATATCGCTCAAGCCCTGTTCCAACGCGTCACCGGTGACAACAGCCTCGCGCTCGGTGATGACATGGCCGTCGTGCTCGTGCGTATTCCCTTCGGCAGCGGTGCCAAAAGCGAATCCTCGCGCAGCGCGGCCAATGCTTAG
- the gmd gene encoding GDP-mannose 4,6-dehydratase, translating into MLKMRALITGVTGQDGSYLAELLLSKGYEVFGMVRRSSTDYLGRIEHLRTKVNILQGDLLDTHSLEKVIKDSRPTEVYNLAAQSFVPTSWEQPILTSEFTALGVTRLLEVIRQIDPKIRFYQASSSEMFGKVRETPQREETPFHPRSPYGVAKVYGHYITINARESYGLFAVSGILFNHESPRRGKEFVTRKITRAAAAIKLGLTDVLELGNLDARRDWGYAGDYVEMMWRMLQHDEPEDFVIATGHTHTVREFCELAFGELNLDYNKHVRINPKFVRPAEVDLLVGDASKAKRLLGWEPQVDFPGLVKMMVQHDLEDLKNGSTDYPKPA; encoded by the coding sequence ATTCTTAAAATGCGCGCATTAATTACCGGTGTTACCGGACAAGACGGAAGCTATCTCGCCGAACTGCTGCTCTCGAAGGGCTATGAAGTGTTCGGCATGGTGCGGAGAAGTTCGACGGACTATTTGGGCCGCATCGAGCATCTGCGCACGAAAGTAAATATTCTGCAAGGCGATTTGCTGGACACGCACTCCCTCGAGAAGGTCATCAAAGACTCGCGTCCGACCGAAGTCTATAATCTCGCCGCTCAGAGTTTCGTCCCCACCTCGTGGGAACAGCCGATTCTCACCAGCGAGTTCACTGCCCTCGGAGTCACCCGACTGCTTGAAGTCATCCGCCAGATTGACCCCAAAATTCGCTTCTATCAAGCGTCGTCCTCCGAAATGTTCGGCAAAGTCCGCGAAACTCCCCAGCGCGAAGAAACTCCCTTTCACCCGCGCAGCCCCTACGGTGTCGCCAAAGTGTACGGCCACTACATCACCATCAACGCGCGCGAAAGCTACGGCCTCTTCGCCGTCTCGGGAATTCTCTTCAATCACGAATCCCCGCGCCGCGGCAAGGAATTTGTCACAAGGAAAATTACCCGCGCCGCCGCCGCCATCAAACTCGGTCTCACCGACGTTCTCGAACTCGGCAATCTCGATGCCCGCCGCGATTGGGGATATGCGGGGGATTATGTCGAGATGATGTGGAGAATGCTTCAGCACGATGAGCCCGAGGATTTCGTCATTGCCACCGGTCACACGCACACCGTCCGCGAATTCTGCGAGCTGGCCTTCGGTGAACTGAATCTCGATTACAACAAGCATGTCCGCATCAACCCCAAATTCGTGCGCCCTGCCGAAGTGGACTTGCTGGTCGGCGATGCGAGCAAAGCCAAGAGACTCCTCGGCTGGGAACCGCAAGTGGATTTCCCCGGCCTCGTCAAAATGATGGTGCAGCACGACCTCGAAGACTTGAAAAACGGCAGCACTGACTATCCAAAGCCGGCGTAG
- a CDS encoding T9SS type A sorting domain-containing protein, producing MRWMTTWIACCMVVCALETYAQEWERLNIVSPSSSLRGISVTERFVYAVGAYGTIVKSEDFGETWLPLHYNNRNWRRVRFAHDNVGWICGDDGYAARTNDAGATWSEHFLFSGDVRDIWSSDGIRAVAVGDRGIISITNDSGQTWVDVQTGTDIYDDLLGVDFANELHGCAVGGYSATRMPRILITQDGGLNWDAVTTPYHGWLSSVKYIDTETLVAVGKYGTVLRSEDGGLSWDSVYALRWEDVALRDVDFSDSLHGSAIADDGTTIATSDGGITWFQQDISSYSLQGLDLLPGGAGIAVGGFGVSFTGNFGATWTNPEPIPGGDVLAVEFIENLSGWLLVQNNFIYSTSNGGESWQVNRIPVSESAAKLCAVSDSVAVVASDIAGIFRTSDGGASWSNVSQFNNISISDLSFANEDTGFACGNVGVILASFDGGLTWQMQDSGGPALTSIHAVDGQHVWAVGASGVVKFYSGSDGWRVHTEFPLSIDFAGVHFTDSMHGVIIGSDGAITYTEDGGENWRWAAPQLNTLTAVEFADRNIGWICGTNWHLTRTDDGGRNWTAFNEHYSPNFFDIAVTSSRVWVVGLNGTVLRGEYVSGIENERHALPASYSLSAYPNPFNSSATLHFELPREAKVEIVLYDVLGREALRLAENVYTAGTHRALIDATPLASGVYFAELRTPEYSSTLKLLLLR from the coding sequence ATGCGTTGGATGACTACTTGGATTGCTTGCTGCATGGTAGTGTGCGCACTTGAGACGTACGCGCAGGAATGGGAACGGCTTAATATTGTTTCTCCGTCTTCATCGCTTCGCGGTATTTCGGTTACTGAACGCTTTGTTTACGCAGTGGGCGCATACGGGACAATCGTCAAATCGGAAGATTTCGGTGAGACGTGGCTGCCGCTTCACTACAACAACCGAAATTGGCGGCGCGTCCGCTTTGCTCATGACAATGTGGGCTGGATTTGCGGAGATGATGGATACGCAGCACGGACAAATGACGCGGGCGCAACATGGTCTGAGCACTTTCTGTTTTCCGGTGATGTGCGTGATATCTGGTCATCAGACGGCATACGAGCTGTTGCGGTGGGTGACCGGGGAATCATCAGCATCACAAACGATTCCGGTCAAACGTGGGTGGACGTTCAGACAGGAACAGACATTTATGATGACTTGCTCGGTGTTGATTTCGCAAATGAGTTGCACGGTTGCGCGGTCGGCGGTTACAGCGCAACTCGAATGCCGCGAATCTTAATCACGCAAGACGGCGGCTTGAACTGGGACGCCGTGACCACTCCTTACCACGGCTGGCTTTCCAGCGTAAAGTACATCGACACGGAAACTCTCGTTGCCGTGGGAAAATACGGAACTGTTCTGCGATCTGAAGACGGTGGACTCTCGTGGGATTCCGTTTACGCATTACGATGGGAAGACGTCGCCCTTCGCGATGTGGACTTCTCTGATTCCCTGCACGGAAGTGCAATTGCGGATGATGGAACGACCATCGCCACAAGCGATGGCGGAATCACTTGGTTTCAACAGGACATTAGTTCGTATTCGCTTCAAGGACTTGACTTGCTTCCGGGTGGCGCTGGGATCGCGGTCGGCGGCTTCGGAGTCTCGTTTACGGGAAATTTCGGCGCAACATGGACAAACCCGGAACCAATACCGGGGGGAGATGTGCTAGCGGTCGAGTTCATTGAGAATCTGTCCGGCTGGTTGCTCGTGCAGAATAATTTCATCTATTCGACTTCAAACGGCGGCGAGTCTTGGCAAGTGAATCGGATTCCCGTTTCGGAAAGTGCAGCAAAACTTTGCGCGGTTTCTGATTCTGTCGCGGTTGTGGCATCTGACATTGCGGGAATTTTTCGAACATCCGATGGCGGAGCTTCGTGGAGTAATGTCAGCCAATTCAACAATATTTCAATTTCTGACCTCAGTTTCGCAAATGAGGATACTGGTTTCGCTTGCGGCAACGTCGGCGTTATTCTTGCATCATTTGATGGCGGCCTGACGTGGCAGATGCAGGACTCCGGTGGACCAGCGCTGACTTCGATACATGCGGTGGACGGCCAGCATGTTTGGGCGGTTGGCGCCAGCGGTGTTGTGAAGTTTTACTCTGGTTCCGATGGGTGGCGGGTGCACACTGAATTTCCGCTTTCAATTGACTTTGCCGGAGTCCATTTTACGGACAGTATGCACGGCGTGATAATCGGAAGTGATGGCGCTATTACTTATACAGAAGACGGCGGCGAAAACTGGCGCTGGGCTGCCCCGCAGCTTAATACTCTGACTGCCGTGGAATTCGCCGACAGAAATATTGGATGGATTTGCGGCACGAATTGGCACTTGACTCGGACGGATGACGGCGGACGAAATTGGACTGCTTTTAATGAACATTATAGTCCAAACTTCTTTGATATCGCTGTCACTTCATCACGTGTTTGGGTAGTCGGCTTGAATGGCACGGTATTGCGCGGAGAATATGTATCTGGCATCGAGAACGAACGCCATGCTCTCCCCGCGTCCTATTCCCTCTCCGCCTATCCCAACCCCTTCAACTCAAGCGCAACTCTGCACTTTGAGTTGCCGCGCGAAGCAAAAGTTGAAATCGTGCTCTATGATGTCTTGGGACGTGAAGCGCTCCGCCTCGCCGAAAATGTCTATACAGCCGGCACGCACCGCGCGCTCATTGACGCCACCCCGCTGGCAAGCGGAGTCTATTTCGCCGAGCTGCGCACGCCCGAGTATTCATCAACACTAAAACTCCTCCTGCTCCGGTAA
- a CDS encoding right-handed parallel beta-helix repeat-containing protein, producing the protein MTVARTVHVVAPNRAGAFPTLAEAIVAAHDGDLIQVQPGKYVGSLIITKSLEIVGVGAHEDIELSTERDELISSTARNLILTNLSFKGKVRTQPVIHVTAGNLDIKYSAIEGGKYSICAESGTRIAATSCYLADSERGAICAKGSLDVLLDNSLIERCGGSGLICENCQEVRVTHCTINDTTPHAVECTGNGLFEVVDTEFASITHAQILDNFKPVKFQGEERSWYTRRQPADGEA; encoded by the coding sequence ATGACCGTCGCTCGCACTGTTCACGTTGTCGCTCCTAATCGCGCCGGCGCTTTCCCGACTCTCGCCGAGGCTATCGTCGCCGCTCATGACGGTGACCTTATTCAGGTTCAACCCGGGAAGTATGTCGGTTCCCTGATTATTACCAAAAGTCTCGAAATCGTTGGCGTCGGAGCGCATGAAGACATTGAACTGTCCACTGAACGCGACGAACTTATCTCGTCAACCGCGCGAAATCTGATTCTTACCAATCTGTCCTTCAAAGGTAAAGTCCGCACGCAGCCGGTCATTCACGTCACCGCCGGAAACCTCGATATCAAGTATTCTGCCATTGAAGGCGGGAAATACAGCATCTGTGCTGAGTCCGGAACTCGCATCGCCGCCACAAGCTGCTATCTCGCGGACTCCGAACGCGGTGCAATCTGCGCCAAAGGCTCGCTTGATGTGCTGCTCGACAATTCCCTTATCGAACGCTGCGGCGGAAGCGGACTCATCTGCGAAAATTGCCAGGAAGTCCGCGTCACGCATTGCACCATCAACGACACGACTCCGCACGCCGTCGAATGCACCGGAAACGGTCTGTTCGAAGTCGTGGATACTGAATTCGCCTCCATTACACACGCGCAAATTCTCGACAACTTCAAACCCGTCAAGTTTCAGGGCGAAGAACGCTCGTGGTACACACGCAGACAACCCGCTGACGGCGAAGCCTGA